tattgccagttcaTGGAACACAGTATCGCgaagcacaatcgctaactcgttcaagcactgtggctttaagcgagagactgcctGCTCTGCTGGGGACGCAACAACCTTGATGCCGCTCGAGGCTGATGCAGGCTTCGCCGATGACTATTTCAagggtttaaacctcaccacgacCTTTGCCAAGTACGTGGAGGTCGACGACAATGTTGCAATCTGCAGCGAGGTGTCGCTGGATGACGccatcgaggaggctttgcctagtgccgacaccACTGCGATgccacagatgccgtgcctgtgccAACCACGTTTGCCAaggtgctacggcacatagacggcatccggaacttcatctgttcaaGCAACACCGCAGAGGACCTCTTTTTGGACATTCCTTAACtcgagcgaaagctcttggttcacggatcaaacaaggtccaaaagaaacttaaccaactttttttaaagttcgcgCTGGCTGGCGAGAATCATGGCAGTGCgcagtggagtgccgtaaaggttcgtttgaataaagcatgattggtacctgtactgcagcattaattctcatcgcatttacttttttggtaatttgggtttccaagccctacagagtatgttagtagtttacattgaagtttctcgtaaatccATCGTGCGAAATAAGTAGTATTTTTATAAGCATAATTTATGTTCAGATTTTACAACACTTTTTCGTGGTCCCGAAAAAGTCGTATAATATGAGTTCCACTGTAGTTACGAACCAGTTTCAGTTTCGGTACCAGAAGGTGTATGCGTAACACACTGGCTCTGACAGCAAAGGATTGGGAAGCTCTCACAACCCTCCTggactttcctgaccgtggctgctgggtgctgctgctgtcttgccaaatacttaaaaaaaaaaataagacatgTGCCTGGCGGTGGGGATCTAACCTCGGCCCCCCAGCACAGGAGCCCTATGCTAATGGTTAGCCATTAGACCACAATCGCACATGCACACTTCTGTCGTGCCAatgccaactagctctttgaggtGATCGCTGCCTGTATCATTATTGCCTAGCTTAAGAGCACATGCGGGCGTGCCAGTTTTCTTTACGCCAGCGATGCAAGAATGGGCACATTTATAGCACTTGATTAACCACTTCATGAAAGCAtaacttcacatagattccaagatgtgcgttggatctgtagcattttttcttttctctccgtttctttttatgcgaagcatattacgagggctcaacccagctcctcaggcgcggcggtgaccatgaaatcacgtgacaccgtgacgtcacgacagaggagaagtggctttggctcaactcttgcaagacgggctgggtgggaatcgaaccagggtctccggagtgtgggacggagacgctaccactgagccacgagtacaacgcttcaaagtggtacaaaagcgcctctagtgaatgcggtgttgccttagaaacgcgctgtttctaaggcgtgcgtctcttgctcaggcgcacatttcgttgccgcgccgaacgctgctttgctcgacgctcaccgcgtccaatgcggggcgcgtagtcgctgccctgtagcccattgtcttacaccccttggcgggtcgacgggaacgctgtcgcgttccactcttgaaggcgaagaagtaatgcatgagttgtttcttcgtctagccgaaccaaatatagccaagcaacagcagttcaccaggctaaacagtggttcaacaactaaaataaaggctagtatgcttcgcatcctgggcttaaccttacctaagccacagccatttttaataaaagtgactttttttttatcaacATTGCTATTTGGCCTGTTTCGGAAACTTGTGTAATAACACACTTCAGTCACATGAGTCACTTTGGATTGCAATCGATTGGctcctttgtgcaagctacagaaAAGAGGCAATCACAACGGAGAAATTTGATTTCTGTTGGACTTGATTGCGATCAAACATACCTTGGGTGATTGGGTATTAATAAACTTGTTCAAAGTAAGTGGCTAGCATGTGACATCCTGCTCTGTCACATGAGGGTGGTGCAGGTGTCACAGCCTCTTTTTtgtatgcattttcttttttgtaatcttGCACCATTTCATTTTTCAAAACATTTGAAACTTCTGAACACAGCTTCTTTTTTGCAAAACTTAACGCAACAGCCTTAAATACCTTGAATCAGTCCAAATtcgtaaacataaaaaaaaagttcaggaGAGATGGGAAGTATGTAAAAATGTCAATAGAGCAATGGCAAGGGCGAAAAATTTTGTTTGGAGTACAGTGGGAATTCTATTTTAGCATATTGCAGAACATAGCATGAGCATTATTGCCCAATCACTGACTTTACTCGTAATTTTAGTGTCACTTCATTAACAAGATGTAATGAGTTACTTTTGTGCGTGTTGCTGTGTTACAGTTGCAGTTTTCTCTGTGCGGATCCTTGCTGAGGTCATTGGACCTTGATAAAACAATATGACAGTATCTGGAGTTATGCTTGGTAGTGAAAGATTCAACTTTTGTTGAGTAATTGCTAACAGCATCTGTATGATGCAGTGTGCACTGTAAATCATCGGCTTTCATCCTTGACTTTGCTGCACAGACATTTCTCTCACACCTGTCCTGGAAGGTTTTGTCATTTTGAGGAAGAATGAAAACTATGCAGCATGAAATGACTTGTGCTTACTAACTTAATAAAAAAAGTTTTGAACTGCAGATGTATCATGGCTCAAGTTACTGCATCCAGTATGAAGAGAAGCTAATGTATTGCACTATAGGTTTGATTCTTTTAttggaaagaataaaaaaaagtgacCCAAGTATGGAAATGACCTGACCTGCAGGCTTGCATTTGTGATTATCAAGACCTAATGAAATAATGCACAGCAAAGGTATAAATACTGAAAGCATTTGGCCTGCCCATCTTTAAACTTCTTTGCCGTTACTTGTCACAATCAAGCTCCGGCGCCAGTGCAGAGTCTCCACATCCAATTTCAGTGGTGTTAATCTTTAGGCTTGGATGTTGGTTGTCTGTGCGATACCCAGCAGGATTGGTTGTCAGCCACCTCCAGAAATCCTCACCTACAGAGGAATAAATGTTATGAACAGATCATTATGGGAGACTTAGTAGCACTCTTACTGGAAATAGGCAGGAACAGTAATagaaaaaagcaaataaaaagcCCAGCTTTGAAGTTGCTCAATCAACATTGTTTATGCTCTGTAACTGCTCTAGTACTGCACCACTGCACAATGTTAAACCTTGAGTTGTGGAAGTTGCACATACACATGCGCTCAATGCCATGTTGTGCTTTCCAGTGCAGTTCCTTTTCCGCAAGGCTACAGTCACCCCAGATTGCTGGTATATCGCCTAGACGGCGGTCGTGGATCTTGTAGGGAATCTGTGTGGGAATATAGTGCACAAAACCACAACTGTACAGTTCTGAACTGTTTGTACTCACACTGTTGGTGTCTCTTGGAAACTTTAGTCTTACCTTCTTTCCTGTAACCTTTTCAAAGGCATCAATGAGCTGTAGCACAGTGTACCCTTTGCCAGTGCCAAGGTTGTAAACCTATAAATGAAAGGTCACAGTAATCTGCAATGTCATGTCCATTTGTGATATTAATCAAAACAAGGTTTGTCTGACGATATCCTGCCCTAgacaatttttttaattttttctgaAGATGTCTCCATAATTGTTGGCACCTTCAGACCTCCCACTATTCTTTCAGTCCTCTCCTATAATTGCCGTTAGTTGCTTCAGGATTCTACAGAAGTCATGACCCCCACACCCGAGTGCCATACCTTGTATCTGGTATTCTGCTCCAACCTCTCCAAGGCCGCAACATGTCCAGTAGCGAGGTCCATGACATGTATAAAATCTCGCACACCTGCATATCAACAATGGTTGGTAGAACATGCAATGTCTGAATGAAGCCCATCTTCTCACTGACTTGTTCCATCTTCAGTGTCGTAGTTGCCACCAAGGACAACTAGCTCTGTTCGCTTTCCAAGTGCTACCTCCCCAATGACTGGCATCAAGTTGGTGAAAGCTCTGATTGGGTCTTCGCCAATCTTTCCTGATGGGTGAGCACCAAGAGGGTTGAAGTAACGCAAAGCGATGATGTTCCATTGCTGCATAAAGATAGTTAGTTGTGTTAGATTAGATGTTGCTGCATTCAAATGAAAGCATGACTTTTTTATATATCTTTTCATTAATTGTAGTACAAGAATCCTCACACCTCTGTAACAACCTTTTTTCTCTCTAAAGGGAGAGAGGTTATAAGCAATATATGTGACTTGTGGCACAACCAGGAGAGCCAGGCAGATCATTTGAATATTGTACTCTGATTTGGTGCTCTCTTGTGTAAATTGAAATGTCTTTGCTGTTTACCAGCAATGGGATGCACAAAAAGTTGCACAAGTTGATTATTTATGCTTTCTGTACTGCATACAGTGAGCAATAAATTATTGCAGCTTTATGGCTGTGCAGGAATGGAAAATATATATTTAACCTTGATTTATTAACTTGCACAGCACAGGAACTCGGCTCACCTTCTCAGCTTTGCAGATGTCTTCAAGCATTTGTTCAATGGCATACTTTGTTCTGCCATACACATTTGTCACATTACCAATAGGGTGTGCCTCATCGATAGGCAGGTACTGTGGGTTGCCATATACCACGCAAGAACTGCTGAACACCATGCTGTAGACACCATGCTCCTTCATGACctgaaaaaataacgtgacaGTGCTTTCAATCAACTGCAAATGCTCGCAGTTGCCCTTTAACATCATTCCACAAGTTTTGAAGTTCTGAAGCATGAAGTGCGGGAGTATTGCACACTTCATTGAACTAACAAAAATGCTTCTATGTAC
This genomic window from Dermacentor albipictus isolate Rhodes 1998 colony chromosome 9, USDA_Dalb.pri_finalv2, whole genome shotgun sequence contains:
- the LOC139049669 gene encoding UDP-glucose 4-epimerase-like; protein product: MSGKTVFVTGAAGFIGSHTVIELLRAGYRVIGIDNFANAVPGENGQAASLERAQQLTGRTMTFYQCDLLEKASLAKIFDKHKIDFVIHFAAMKAVGESMQKPLFYYKNNIVSTINLLEVMKEHGVYSMVFSSSCVVYGNPQYLPIDEAHPIGNVTNVYGRTKYAIEQMLEDICKAEKQWNIIALRYFNPLGAHPSGKIGEDPIRAFTNLMPVIGEVALGKRTELVVLGGNYDTEDGTSVRDFIHVMDLATGHVAALERLEQNTRYKVYNLGTGKGYTVLQLIDAFEKVTGKKIPYKIHDRRLGDIPAIWGDCSLAEKELHWKAQHGIERMCEDFWRWLTTNPAGYRTDNQHPSLKINTTEIGCGDSALAPELDCDK